One genomic window of Trichlorobacter lovleyi includes the following:
- the flhF gene encoding flagellar biosynthesis protein FlhF: MLVKTFQAPTMAEALRLVKAELGPDAMILSTKKEKQGGILGFFSKQVVKVTAAIDPHRPAVPPPQPLRERPERERTTKEEFENSMLAPLARELRDLREKVEVMAKRDEELRQRQAEQSAVPVDQPGKGGDGGINLNNIPRQDLEEIKKMLLNTLVRSQEGGVKSVQWPDATPQGVSSGGDLPAEKPPLARELERQGIAPDLQGKILETVNTLPMGQGEETLKGRLGEAFGRLIRFAGTLRMKKNAPRIIALVGPTGVGKTTTTAKLAAMYALNRGNKVALITMDIFRVGAVEQLKTYTKIMGIPLEVASTPKELERAVERHADCDLILIDTAGRSHKDSDKLEEMKGFLETTIQSDIYLCLSATTKDRELEEILNRFSIFPISKVVFTKLDECESVGCIVNLLLKANLQIAYFTTGQRVPEDIEVATSEKLAELILKEGAQ; the protein is encoded by the coding sequence ATGCTGGTTAAAACCTTTCAAGCTCCAACTATGGCAGAGGCCCTGCGGCTGGTTAAGGCTGAGCTGGGGCCCGACGCGATGATCCTGTCCACCAAAAAGGAGAAGCAGGGGGGTATCCTGGGCTTCTTCAGCAAGCAAGTGGTCAAGGTAACCGCTGCTATTGATCCTCATCGCCCGGCAGTTCCGCCACCGCAACCGCTGCGTGAGCGTCCGGAAAGAGAGCGGACGACCAAGGAGGAGTTTGAAAACTCCATGCTGGCACCCTTGGCCAGGGAACTCCGTGACCTGCGTGAAAAAGTTGAGGTAATGGCCAAGCGGGATGAGGAACTGCGTCAGCGCCAGGCTGAACAGAGTGCAGTACCTGTTGATCAGCCGGGTAAGGGGGGAGATGGCGGGATTAACCTTAACAATATCCCCCGCCAAGACCTGGAAGAGATCAAAAAGATGCTGTTGAACACGCTGGTCAGGAGCCAGGAGGGGGGCGTCAAGTCTGTGCAGTGGCCTGATGCAACGCCTCAGGGCGTCTCTTCAGGAGGGGATCTTCCCGCTGAAAAGCCGCCTTTGGCCCGTGAACTGGAACGTCAGGGGATTGCGCCGGATCTGCAGGGCAAAATCCTTGAAACGGTGAATACCCTGCCGATGGGGCAGGGGGAGGAAACCCTGAAAGGACGCCTTGGTGAGGCGTTTGGACGGCTGATCCGTTTCGCCGGCACCTTGCGCATGAAAAAGAACGCTCCCCGGATCATTGCCCTGGTCGGGCCAACCGGTGTCGGCAAAACCACCACAACGGCCAAGCTGGCGGCCATGTATGCCCTGAACCGTGGCAACAAGGTCGCGTTGATCACCATGGATATCTTCCGGGTTGGGGCCGTGGAACAACTGAAGACCTACACCAAGATCATGGGGATCCCCCTTGAGGTAGCTTCGACACCGAAGGAGCTGGAACGGGCGGTGGAGCGTCATGCCGATTGCGACCTGATTCTGATCGATACAGCCGGCCGCAGCCACAAGGATTCAGACAAGCTGGAGGAAATGAAAGGTTTTCTGGAAACAACAATCCAGTCCGATATTTATCTCTGTCTTTCGGCCACCACCAAAGACCGTGAGTTGGAAGAAATACTTAACCGCTTCAGTATTTTCCCGATCAGTAAAGTGGTGTTCACAAAACTTGATGAGTGTGAAAGCGTCGGTTGCATTGTCAACCTGCTTTTGAAGGCAAATCTGCAGATTGCATATTTTACCACGGGCCAACGGGTCCCTGAGGATATTGAGGTTGCAACATCGGAAAAACTGGCAGAACTGATCCTGAAGGAGGGTGCGCAATGA
- the fliR gene encoding flagellar biosynthetic protein FliR: MFPFVSPLPSQSDVFLFALVLCRIGGLFAALPVFGGKRLPTRIKITAVLAITLVCLPVLKITPPPLPGDAFTLGLLVTREMLIGLTLAFITQIIFAAVEFSGQIIGLQMGFSISSVLDPSMGNQMQIMSVVQSLLATLFFLSLNIHHVFISAIVDSFTVIPLGGWKMSEALIHFLVNATSDIFILGIRLAAPVMVALLLTSVVLGIMARAFPQMNVFMVSFPLNIGLGFMVLGMTLLLFFHVLELSFGNLTNQVAMIFRLLGKGG; encoded by the coding sequence ATGTTTCCGTTTGTCTCCCCCCTGCCGAGCCAGTCGGATGTTTTCCTGTTTGCACTGGTATTGTGCCGGATAGGAGGTCTGTTTGCTGCCCTGCCGGTATTTGGGGGTAAACGCCTGCCTACCCGCATCAAGATAACGGCAGTCCTTGCCATTACCCTGGTCTGTCTGCCTGTTTTGAAGATAACTCCCCCGCCGCTGCCCGGCGATGCCTTTACCCTGGGGCTGCTGGTCACGCGGGAGATGCTGATCGGGCTGACCCTGGCCTTCATTACCCAGATCATCTTTGCTGCTGTCGAGTTTAGCGGGCAGATCATCGGTCTTCAGATGGGGTTCAGTATCTCATCGGTGCTTGACCCAAGCATGGGTAACCAGATGCAGATCATGTCGGTGGTGCAGAGCCTGCTGGCGACCCTTTTTTTTCTCTCCCTCAACATTCACCATGTCTTTATTAGTGCCATTGTTGACAGCTTTACGGTTATCCCGTTGGGGGGCTGGAAGATGAGTGAGGCACTGATTCACTTTCTGGTTAACGCCACCTCGGATATCTTTATCCTGGGGATCAGGTTGGCTGCACCGGTTATGGTGGCACTACTGCTCACCAGTGTGGTGCTGGGCATCATGGCGCGAGCGTTCCCCCAGATGAACGTGTTTATGGTCAGCTTCCCGCTCAATATCGGTCTTGGTTTTATGGTGCTGGGCATGACCCTGCTGCTCTTTTTTCATGTGCTGGAGCTCTCGTTTGGTAACTTGACCAATCAGGTTGCCATGATCTTCAGACTGCTTGGAAAGGGGGGATGA
- the fliP gene encoding flagellar type III secretion system pore protein FliP (The bacterial flagellar biogenesis protein FliP forms a type III secretion system (T3SS)-type pore required for flagellar assembly.): MTFSVAKRFRITLLLLVAVIVGTGAIAAAAPVPLPSLNIGVGTATKPAEVATTIQIFLLLTVLSLAPSLLIMTTSFTRIVVVLSFLRTALGTQQAPSNQIILALSLFLTFFIMTPVWQQINRDAYQPYKAGTITQEQAFEKAVQPVRKFMLSQTREKDLGLFVSLSKQARPKNADDIPTLTIVPAFMISELRTAFQIGFLIYIPFIVVDMVVASVLMSMGMMMLPPVMISLPFKILLFVLVDGWGLVISSLVKSFG, encoded by the coding sequence ATGACCTTCTCTGTAGCGAAAAGATTCAGGATAACGCTTCTACTGCTGGTTGCAGTCATCGTCGGCACCGGTGCCATCGCGGCAGCGGCACCGGTGCCGCTGCCATCGCTCAATATCGGGGTCGGTACCGCCACCAAGCCTGCAGAAGTAGCAACCACCATCCAGATCTTTCTGCTGCTTACGGTGCTCTCGCTGGCTCCCAGCCTGCTGATCATGACGACCTCCTTTACCCGTATCGTTGTTGTGCTTTCGTTTCTTCGTACCGCTCTGGGGACCCAACAGGCGCCTTCAAACCAGATCATCCTGGCCCTGTCCCTGTTTTTGACCTTCTTTATCATGACACCGGTGTGGCAACAGATAAACCGTGATGCCTACCAACCCTATAAGGCTGGTACCATTACCCAGGAACAGGCGTTTGAAAAGGCGGTGCAACCGGTCCGGAAGTTTATGCTTTCCCAGACCCGTGAAAAGGATCTGGGGCTGTTTGTCAGCCTTTCAAAGCAGGCCCGCCCCAAAAATGCCGATGATATTCCAACCCTTACCATTGTGCCCGCCTTCATGATCTCGGAACTGCGTACCGCGTTTCAGATCGGCTTTCTGATTTATATCCCCTTTATTGTGGTGGACATGGTGGTTGCCTCGGTGCTGATGTCAATGGGTATGATGATGTTGCCCCCGGTGATGATATCGTTACCGTTCAAAATCCTGCTCTTTGTGCTGGTTGATGGGTGGGGACTGGTGATCAGCTCTCTGGTCAAGAGTTTTGGATAG
- a CDS encoding MinD/ParA family protein → MSAVRGTGDQADTLRQMARTAKQNNQNAAAPAQLTDQQGIRVISVTSGKGGVGKSNVVANLAMALAAQGKKILIIDGDLGVGNLDVLLGLSPQYNLNHVLSGEKSLAEIIVEVTPSIKLIPAGSGVQEYTSLGQHEKLKLLDELDMLEEEFDIMIIDTEAGISENVTYFTVAAQEILVVVTPEPTSITDVYALIKLLATRYSEHHFKVLINMARDSEDALEVFRKLANVAGRFLDISLDYLGCVVRDERLIDSVKKQKAVYELYPDSEAANCFTTLARRVVENSRQTRLKGNIQFFFRRYLEGPGGGGV, encoded by the coding sequence ATGAGTGCAGTGCGCGGAACCGGCGATCAGGCCGACACCCTTCGTCAGATGGCCAGAACTGCCAAGCAGAATAACCAGAATGCTGCGGCCCCTGCCCAACTGACCGACCAGCAGGGGATCAGGGTCATCTCAGTCACCAGCGGTAAAGGCGGCGTGGGTAAAAGTAACGTCGTGGCCAATCTTGCCATGGCGCTGGCGGCACAGGGCAAGAAGATCCTCATCATTGACGGCGACCTGGGGGTGGGGAATCTGGATGTACTGCTGGGACTTTCTCCGCAGTACAACCTGAATCATGTCCTGTCTGGAGAAAAGAGCCTGGCGGAGATCATTGTCGAGGTTACTCCCAGCATCAAGCTGATCCCGGCCGGTTCCGGGGTTCAGGAATACACCAGTCTGGGGCAGCATGAAAAGTTGAAGCTGCTGGATGAGCTGGACATGCTGGAAGAAGAGTTCGACATCATGATCATTGATACCGAGGCAGGCATCTCGGAGAATGTGACGTACTTTACCGTGGCGGCTCAGGAGATTCTGGTCGTGGTGACACCTGAACCGACTTCCATTACCGATGTCTATGCCTTGATCAAGCTGCTGGCCACACGTTATTCCGAACATCACTTCAAGGTGCTGATCAATATGGCCCGCGACAGTGAAGACGCGCTGGAGGTGTTTCGGAAACTGGCCAACGTGGCGGGACGATTTCTGGACATCTCGCTGGACTATCTGGGGTGTGTTGTCCGGGATGAACGCCTGATCGACTCCGTGAAGAAGCAGAAGGCGGTCTATGAGCTGTACCCGGATTCCGAGGCAGCAAACTGTTTTACAACCCTGGCCAGACGGGTCGTTGAAAACTCACGCCAGACCCGCCTGAAAGGCAACATCCAGTTCTTCTTCCGGCGCTATCTCGAGGGGCCGGGGGGAGGCGGGGTATGA
- the flhB gene encoding flagellar biosynthesis protein FlhB → MAEDDDKHSKTEQPTGRRLEKAREKGAPPSSQMLSQSFTLLAGIVALYLLGGYLVNGLKSTTVQVYSQIGSFELTEQNVYTMMLRIFGVLFMLLAPVVLAVMSTGILAHIVQDNGRLDFQWGRITFDLTKLNFINGFGKLFNKEALVEILKSLIKLFVIGWIAYQVLRDELQNITILAESDVNGILSYTGHVAFKIVTHTCGIMIVISILDMAYVKWRYIENLKMTKQEVKDESKDMEGNPEIKGKIKRLQFQAARRRLTKIIPTADVVITNPTHFAVALKYDRSRMVAPMVIAKGADEMALAIKEMAREHKVTLVENRFLARELYEQVAENQEIPETLYAAVAEVLAYVYRLKGAM, encoded by the coding sequence CTGGCAGAAGACGACGACAAACACTCTAAAACAGAACAACCTACCGGGCGAAGGCTGGAGAAGGCCAGAGAAAAAGGGGCGCCTCCTTCTTCGCAGATGCTGAGCCAGAGCTTTACGCTGCTGGCCGGTATTGTGGCGCTCTACCTGCTGGGGGGCTACCTGGTGAATGGTCTGAAAAGTACCACGGTGCAGGTGTATTCCCAGATTGGAAGCTTTGAACTGACGGAACAAAACGTCTACACCATGATGCTCCGTATTTTTGGTGTGCTGTTTATGTTGCTCGCTCCGGTTGTTCTGGCGGTCATGAGCACCGGTATACTTGCGCATATCGTCCAGGATAACGGCAGGCTGGATTTTCAGTGGGGCAGGATTACCTTTGATCTCACCAAGCTGAACTTTATCAACGGCTTTGGCAAATTGTTCAACAAGGAGGCCCTGGTTGAGATCCTGAAGTCTCTGATCAAGCTCTTTGTAATCGGTTGGATCGCCTATCAGGTGCTGCGGGATGAACTGCAGAATATCACCATTCTGGCTGAGTCTGATGTCAACGGTATTTTGTCCTATACCGGGCATGTGGCTTTCAAGATCGTAACACATACCTGCGGTATCATGATCGTCATCTCGATTCTTGACATGGCGTATGTCAAGTGGCGCTATATCGAAAACCTCAAGATGACCAAGCAGGAGGTGAAAGATGAGAGCAAGGATATGGAGGGTAACCCCGAGATCAAGGGAAAGATCAAGAGGTTGCAGTTCCAGGCGGCACGCCGGCGTTTAACCAAGATTATTCCAACCGCCGACGTGGTAATTACCAACCCGACACACTTTGCAGTTGCATTAAAGTATGACCGCAGCAGGATGGTTGCGCCGATGGTAATCGCAAAAGGGGCTGATGAGATGGCGCTGGCTATCAAGGAGATGGCCCGTGAACATAAGGTGACACTGGTGGAAAACCGCTTCCTTGCGCGTGAGCTGTATGAACAGGTGGCTGAAAATCAGGAAATTCCGGAAACGCTCTATGCGGCAGTCGCCGAAGTGCTGGCCTACGTCTATCGCCTTAAGGGTGCCATGTGA
- a CDS encoding flagellar hook-basal body protein: MSITGAMFTGVSGLLANAEGLNVIGNNLSNSNTIGFKGGRMLFSDLLSAPIGNNSQVGRGVQIQKVDNLFSQGSLESTTVVTDLAIQGDKFFSFAVPGTTAAAAVAVTDAYYSRAGALRIDSNNRSLINPDGYVALDENQQPVVFVSTYTDTSGNVLDFQKVAGVDAQGRLQLLYADNNGNSSKVYYAGNGVVPVPTTTGAVGLGTARIPNPPGLEKVGSTLFKSTGNAVGGSGTPIVTRSNGTNEKILSNNLELSNVDMATEMVKMILTQRAYSANSKTITTADEMTQEVLNLKR; the protein is encoded by the coding sequence ATGAGTATAACAGGAGCGATGTTTACCGGCGTAAGTGGTTTGCTTGCAAATGCCGAAGGTCTGAACGTGATTGGCAACAATCTGTCCAACTCAAATACCATAGGGTTCAAAGGGGGGCGGATGCTGTTTTCAGATCTGCTTTCCGCACCTATCGGGAATAACTCGCAGGTGGGTCGAGGGGTACAGATCCAGAAGGTTGATAACCTGTTCTCCCAGGGGTCACTTGAAAGTACAACGGTCGTTACCGACCTTGCGATTCAAGGGGATAAGTTTTTCTCCTTTGCCGTGCCCGGAACAACTGCAGCTGCAGCGGTTGCTGTTACTGATGCCTATTACAGTCGTGCCGGTGCCTTGCGGATTGACAGTAACAACCGCTCGCTGATCAACCCGGACGGCTATGTCGCCTTGGATGAAAATCAACAGCCGGTTGTCTTTGTGTCGACCTATACCGATACCTCTGGCAATGTGCTGGATTTTCAAAAAGTAGCGGGAGTTGATGCTCAGGGGCGCCTGCAACTGCTGTATGCTGACAATAACGGTAACAGCTCAAAGGTGTATTATGCGGGCAATGGTGTTGTGCCGGTTCCCACCACAACCGGTGCGGTTGGGCTGGGTACTGCCAGGATACCGAACCCCCCGGGGCTTGAAAAAGTCGGCTCAACACTTTTTAAATCAACCGGTAATGCGGTTGGCGGATCAGGTACCCCCATTGTAACAAGGTCAAACGGTACGAACGAAAAAATTCTTTCAAACAACCTGGAGTTGAGCAATGTCGATATGGCAACCGAAATGGTCAAGATGATTCTGACCCAACGGGCTTACTCCGCAAACTCAAAGACAATTACCACTGCTGATGAAATGACCCAGGAGGTACTTAACCTCAAGCGTTAA
- the fliN gene encoding flagellar motor switch protein FliN translates to MNDKSDAVEAEQEKKNLEFILDIPLQVTVELGRTKLLVKDILQLNQGAVVELTKLAGEPLDIFVNSKLVARGEAVVVNEKFGVRLVDIVSPNERVEKIL, encoded by the coding sequence GTGAACGACAAGTCTGATGCCGTAGAGGCTGAACAGGAAAAGAAGAACCTGGAGTTCATACTTGATATCCCGCTTCAGGTAACGGTAGAGCTGGGACGCACCAAGCTGCTTGTCAAGGATATCCTGCAGTTGAACCAGGGGGCGGTGGTTGAACTGACCAAGCTTGCTGGAGAACCGCTGGATATTTTTGTCAACTCAAAGCTGGTTGCACGAGGCGAGGCGGTGGTGGTCAACGAGAAATTTGGCGTGCGCCTGGTTGATATTGTCAGTCCCAATGAGCGCGTGGAGAAAATTTTGTGA
- a CDS encoding flagellar basal body-associated FliL family protein, which translates to MAKDDQAAAEAPAEGGSKKKLFIIIGAAALVLVIAGVVVFMMMGKGDKKKEGADAQGAPAAAEGGHGAAPPAAGGAHGGAATPGVSTVFSLEPFIVNIYDGQELRYLKVKIELEMASAAVKPELEGRLAAIRDAILVVLTTKTLQEVQDVQGKNQLREEILTAISKIVAQGKVSKVYFTDFVVQ; encoded by the coding sequence ATGGCAAAAGACGACCAGGCGGCAGCCGAAGCCCCGGCGGAAGGCGGCAGCAAAAAGAAATTGTTCATCATTATTGGCGCAGCGGCGCTTGTGCTGGTTATCGCCGGTGTTGTCGTATTTATGATGATGGGCAAAGGTGATAAGAAAAAAGAAGGGGCTGATGCACAGGGGGCGCCGGCTGCTGCTGAGGGGGGCCATGGTGCAGCTCCGCCAGCTGCGGGAGGGGCGCATGGCGGTGCAGCCACTCCGGGTGTATCTACGGTCTTTTCACTGGAACCATTCATTGTGAATATCTATGACGGTCAGGAGCTGCGCTATCTGAAAGTGAAGATAGAACTTGAAATGGCCAGCGCAGCCGTTAAGCCGGAGTTGGAAGGGCGTCTCGCTGCCATTCGGGATGCGATTCTGGTGGTCCTGACAACCAAGACGCTGCAGGAGGTTCAGGATGTCCAGGGTAAGAACCAGTTGCGGGAGGAGATCCTGACGGCAATCAGCAAGATCGTTGCTCAGGGCAAGGTCAGCAAGGTCTATTTTACTGATTTTGTTGTCCAGTAA
- the fliQ gene encoding flagellar biosynthesis protein FliQ, with amino-acid sequence MTPELVVQLARRSFEATLLLAAPLLLFSLVVGLAISVFQAVTSINEATLAFAPKIVAVMVAVIIFFPWMMSYMSDFTREVYALIAVMRR; translated from the coding sequence ATGACCCCCGAGCTGGTCGTACAATTGGCCCGTAGAAGCTTTGAAGCTACCTTGCTGTTGGCAGCACCGCTACTGCTGTTCAGTCTGGTGGTCGGTCTCGCTATCAGCGTGTTTCAGGCTGTTACCTCCATCAACGAGGCCACCTTGGCCTTTGCCCCCAAGATTGTCGCCGTAATGGTGGCTGTTATCATCTTTTTCCCCTGGATGATGAGCTACATGAGTGACTTTACCCGAGAAGTGTATGCGCTGATTGCCGTGATGCGGCGCTAG
- the flhA gene encoding flagellar biosynthesis protein FlhA has product MANGTSVQALELSSFRKNSDIYVAVALIGVLALMIIPLPAFVLDIFLAANITIALAILLVCLYTLHPLDFSVFPSVLLVTTLFRLALNVASTRLILMHGREGVEAAGAVIKAFGSFVVGGNYVVGAVMFLILVIINFVVITKGAGRVAEVSARFTLDAMPGKQMAIDADLSAGFLTEKEARKRREKIRRESEFYGAMDGASKFVRGDAVAGILIMLVNIFGGLIIGVWQQGLALDVALTNYTLLTIGEGLVAQIPALIISTAAGIIVTRTADENNFGQEVTGQFLNYPKAFYVVSGVMFLFAMIPGLPHFAFLLLSGIAWLVGRMSREMAQVVEEEAAAAEAAGEEESQDQASAIRPLDTLELEVGYGLVPMVDAAQDGELLERIRSIRRQFAQKMGFVVPPIHIHDNLQLKPYEYNILIRGARVGGSEMSGQYLAMDSGAVMAQLPGPTAKEPVFGLPAVWIRSEDREQAQVNGYTVVDSTTVIATHISETIRRYAQDLVGRQELQQLLDNVAVTAPKVVDELIPGQLGLGVVLRVVKNLLKEGVSIRDMRTILESLADYSALTKDPDVLTEFVRQALGRFIVDQFKLDEDTLYLVTIDREVEDAIAEAIQPSDQGSYLAIEPGSAQQIIASVRGMVDRFGMYGAQPVILASPSIRRHVKKMIERFVPHVSVLSHNEIPQNVKIQSLGVVTFHAG; this is encoded by the coding sequence ATGGCAAATGGAACTTCTGTACAGGCTCTTGAGCTGAGCAGCTTTAGAAAAAATTCTGACATCTACGTTGCGGTGGCGCTGATCGGCGTCCTGGCGTTGATGATCATCCCTCTGCCTGCCTTTGTGCTGGATATCTTTCTGGCGGCCAATATTACCATTGCCCTTGCCATTCTGCTGGTCTGTTTGTATACCCTGCACCCCCTTGATTTTTCAGTTTTCCCCTCTGTGCTGCTGGTTACCACCCTTTTCCGCCTTGCCTTGAACGTGGCCTCAACCCGTCTGATTCTGATGCATGGACGGGAAGGGGTCGAGGCAGCCGGTGCGGTCATCAAGGCCTTCGGTTCCTTTGTCGTCGGAGGGAACTACGTGGTCGGTGCCGTTATGTTCCTGATTCTGGTCATTATTAACTTTGTGGTTATTACCAAGGGGGCAGGGCGTGTTGCCGAAGTCTCAGCCCGTTTTACCCTGGATGCCATGCCGGGAAAGCAGATGGCGATTGATGCCGACCTGTCAGCCGGTTTTTTGACGGAAAAGGAGGCCAGAAAGCGCCGAGAAAAAATTCGGCGTGAATCGGAATTCTATGGTGCCATGGATGGTGCCAGCAAGTTTGTCCGTGGGGATGCGGTAGCCGGTATCCTGATCATGCTGGTCAATATATTCGGCGGTTTGATCATCGGTGTCTGGCAGCAGGGGCTGGCGCTTGATGTGGCCTTGACCAACTACACCCTGCTGACCATCGGTGAAGGGCTGGTGGCCCAGATACCGGCCCTGATCATCTCAACCGCAGCCGGTATTATTGTGACGAGAACCGCCGATGAAAACAACTTCGGCCAGGAAGTTACCGGCCAGTTCCTGAATTATCCCAAGGCTTTTTATGTGGTGTCAGGGGTCATGTTTCTGTTTGCCATGATCCCCGGTCTGCCTCATTTTGCGTTTCTGCTGCTGTCCGGCATAGCGTGGCTGGTGGGACGGATGTCCCGCGAAATGGCTCAGGTGGTGGAAGAGGAAGCGGCGGCCGCAGAGGCAGCCGGTGAGGAGGAATCACAGGATCAGGCCTCTGCCATTCGTCCGCTGGATACCCTTGAACTTGAGGTGGGTTATGGTCTGGTGCCGATGGTTGATGCTGCGCAGGATGGAGAGCTGCTGGAGCGTATCCGTTCAATTCGCCGCCAGTTTGCCCAGAAGATGGGTTTTGTGGTCCCGCCTATCCATATCCACGACAACCTGCAGCTGAAGCCGTATGAATATAACATCCTGATCCGTGGTGCCAGGGTGGGGGGCAGTGAGATGTCCGGCCAGTATCTTGCCATGGATTCCGGTGCGGTCATGGCTCAGCTGCCCGGACCGACCGCCAAGGAACCGGTCTTCGGTCTCCCGGCGGTCTGGATCCGCAGTGAAGACCGTGAGCAGGCACAGGTCAATGGCTACACCGTGGTGGACAGCACAACGGTGATTGCAACCCATATCAGTGAGACTATCCGCCGCTATGCTCAGGATCTGGTCGGTCGCCAGGAACTGCAGCAACTGCTGGATAATGTTGCCGTAACAGCACCCAAGGTGGTTGACGAGCTGATTCCGGGACAGCTCGGTCTGGGGGTGGTGCTGCGGGTCGTCAAGAATCTGCTGAAGGAAGGGGTTTCCATCCGGGATATGCGCACGATTCTGGAGAGCCTTGCCGACTACTCCGCGCTTACCAAAGACCCGGATGTGCTGACTGAGTTCGTGCGGCAGGCGCTGGGGCGTTTCATAGTCGATCAGTTCAAGCTTGATGAGGATACGTTGTATCTGGTGACCATTGACCGGGAGGTGGAAGACGCCATCGCCGAGGCGATCCAGCCTTCTGACCAGGGCAGCTACCTGGCAATAGAGCCAGGCTCTGCCCAGCAGATTATTGCATCTGTGCGCGGTATGGTTGACCGTTTCGGCATGTACGGTGCTCAGCCGGTCATACTGGCATCACCTTCAATTCGTCGCCATGTCAAAAAAATGATCGAGCGTTTTGTCCCCCATGTTTCCGTACTGTCCCATAACGAGATTCCTCAAAATGTCAAAATTCAGTCATTAGGAGTGGTGACGTTCCATGCTGGTTAA
- a CDS encoding FliO/MopB family protein, giving the protein MIKAATLWLTSCLVFFPVVAQGAGGQAGEGGFGFLSSFLQMVAALMLVVGLILLTYYVSTRLMRKIPALRPGNQHIRVLEVRAMGPRKVLILIEVAGEYLLLSSSGEHLTLVKQIDMLEEIEVVEESSERPSFLALLKRAASRS; this is encoded by the coding sequence GTGATCAAAGCAGCTACCCTGTGGCTGACATCGTGTTTAGTGTTTTTTCCGGTTGTGGCACAGGGGGCAGGCGGGCAGGCGGGGGAAGGCGGTTTTGGGTTCCTCTCCAGCTTCCTGCAGATGGTTGCGGCGCTGATGTTGGTTGTCGGCTTGATCTTGCTGACCTATTATGTCTCTACCCGCCTCATGCGCAAGATCCCGGCCTTGCGTCCAGGCAATCAACATATTCGTGTGCTTGAAGTGCGGGCAATGGGGCCTCGCAAAGTCCTGATTCTGATCGAGGTGGCTGGAGAATATCTGCTGCTGTCCAGTAGCGGTGAGCATTTGACACTGGTAAAGCAGATTGACATGCTGGAGGAAATTGAAGTTGTTGAAGAATCATCTGAGCGGCCGTCGTTTTTGGCACTATTGAAGCGGGCCGCCTCACGTAGCTAG
- the fliM gene encoding flagellar motor switch protein FliM, with protein MEKILTKAEIEALLNAVFDGRIEPEKELSKSEGTAVSYDLFNTEAYRGFVPNLDIVYDGFIRFNRITLSNRLRKVVEIKKVGARSYKFDDFLQTLPSPVCMAIFKLDPLKGAALIAMDSSLAFAIVDSVLGGTSRTALALNRLFTTLELRLVEMVLADVLADLEKSWAPLYPAKLSLLRMEMNPRLVTIVPPEYQVVTMTVKVHIEENVGTMIFVVPIMTIEPIRDKLKEGMQFDLMAIDPQWSYRLSSEILDAPMELSVELGNSTISLRELLDLEVGDTIMLDKPCTSELLVKVEGVPKYQGIPGIRHGNKAMQISDIISTKGNTRERQV; from the coding sequence ATGGAGAAGATTCTAACCAAAGCCGAGATTGAGGCCCTGCTGAACGCGGTCTTTGACGGACGGATTGAGCCAGAGAAGGAGCTTTCCAAGTCTGAAGGTACTGCTGTCAGCTATGACCTCTTCAATACTGAGGCCTACCGCGGTTTTGTTCCCAATCTAGATATTGTCTATGACGGTTTCATCCGCTTTAACCGGATTACGCTGTCAAACCGTCTCCGCAAGGTGGTGGAGATCAAAAAGGTAGGGGCGCGTTCCTACAAGTTTGATGATTTTTTGCAGACCCTGCCATCTCCGGTCTGTATGGCAATTTTCAAGCTGGATCCCTTAAAGGGGGCTGCACTGATAGCGATGGACAGCTCCCTGGCTTTTGCTATTGTAGATAGTGTGCTCGGGGGGACCAGCCGTACCGCACTGGCACTGAACCGCCTTTTTACCACCCTGGAGCTCCGGTTGGTTGAGATGGTGCTGGCTGATGTTCTGGCTGATCTGGAAAAATCCTGGGCACCGCTGTATCCAGCCAAACTAAGTCTCTTGCGGATGGAGATGAACCCGCGTCTGGTGACGATTGTCCCCCCTGAATATCAGGTGGTGACCATGACGGTTAAGGTTCATATTGAAGAAAATGTCGGCACGATGATCTTTGTTGTGCCGATCATGACAATCGAGCCGATTCGCGATAAGCTCAAAGAGGGGATGCAGTTTGACCTGATGGCGATTGACCCGCAGTGGTCATACCGCCTTTCATCGGAGATTCTGGATGCTCCGATGGAGCTTAGCGTTGAACTTGGTAACTCCACCATCTCGTTAAGAGAATTGCTGGATCTTGAGGTTGGTGACACGATCATGCTGGACAAACCATGCACCAGCGAGTTGCTGGTCAAGGTTGAAGGGGTGCCGAAATACCAAGGGATTCCCGGCATCCGGCATGGCAACAAGGCAATGCAGATCAGTGATATTATCTCCACCAAGGGGAACACACGTGAACGACAAGTCTGA